TGCGTTCAGTTACCGAATCTGTGCTTTCCCAACTAACTTTCGCACCACAAGTCAAAAGCACCTCACCACTTAACCCGTGCAGTTGCGCCAGTTCGTCAAGTTCCTCGCTTCCAGATTGCAAAAATCGGATTGTAATAATACTTACCATCTCCTTCGTTTCCCCCTCCGGTAATGTATAATAGCGTCGTTCCGAACGCCATTTACCTTCTGATTCTCGGAAAAATGCTGCGATGAGGGATTCTTCAGATGTTAGCGAAATGTGTAGTTGCGATCTCACAGAAATTTGTCCTCGTGGGAAGTAATTAGAACTAAGTACCAGGCTTAACCGCTGCTTCGCCATCTATTATTTGCTTAATATATATAAAGCTAACAAACAACTTCAGTGTTCTGCGATACAGCTTTTTTACCCGATCGCAAGCATATGGGAAGCTAGCGAGTCTTTGTCCATCTAACTACTAGGTTGCACTCACAGAATCCGGAATGGTTTCTTCCTAAAGAGGCATTTTTTGGATGATTATATTAAACGGTTGCCTAAAATGGATTCCCTACGCTCAATTTATTAGCTGGTCGCCATTTATATCCGGTTAAATCAAAGATTGTAACGGGAGTCCTGTTGCTCCATTTATGATAGATCCAGAAATTTATTCAATCAAAACCAACTTGTGAATCATGGGTTTGCTATTAAATTTTTGGGCTAACAAAAATAATACGAACATCTGCCAACCAGGCAGAGATAGCAACGATGGTAAGGCAATTGTAATAGCACTTAAAAACTTTCCCTGTTGGCAAGCAGACCAGCTATAACGAAGTCGTAAATAAGCTCGCAAAGTCTCAAAATTTTCTATCCCATAGCTGTAATTTTTCCCCAGAAGTGCGTATAACTTTGCCATTACTAAAATATTGCCATACAAACGCTTTTCCTGCAAATAATCCTGGCTTTTGCGAGCTAGCATAGCTGTTACTAAAAGATGCCAAGCAGCTAGTGAAAAAATAGCGGGAAAGATAGTTTTTAAGGCGGCGATCGTCTGTTTTTGTTTGGCTGCCACTAAAGCCCAATGTAGCTTTAAATAATCTCTAATCGTCTGTCGATCGGGTAAAGTCGCTGTGTATTTTTCGCTGACTAAATCATAAAGCTTATCTTTAATTAAAATATGAGTATCCAAGCGCTTTTGGACAGAAAATTTTTGATTGTAACCACCAGGCCAAACGGTGCGGTAGGCAAGGCATTGATTCATAAAGACTGCATCTCCAAACTGGGCAATTTTCAGCCAAGAATCAATGTCATCAAAATTGACATCTAGTTGGGAATCCCATCCTCCAGACTTAAGAAAAGCATCGCGGCGGAATGCAACCTGAATGGGAGTGCCAAAAGGAATTTGTTCCATGAGCATTCCATAATGGATATCTTCTTGAGGAATGTAGAAAACTTTGCCTGGGCCAGTTTTGCGGGTGCGGCTAATTTCTACCCGATTGACATCAACTTGAGCTGCTTGACAAGAGCAAATTACCGCTTGGGGACGCAGAATTAGCGCTCGCGTCATCTCCTCTATACAGTTGGGAGCGAGATAATCATCATCATCGACTGGCTTGACCCAATCTCCACTAGCCGCTTTTACCGCAGCATTCATAGTGACGGCGTGGCCCATATTAGAAGCATTGCGATGATAGACAATGCGATCGCCTAAACTGCGTAAATAAGCTTCCGTCTCATCAGAAGAACAGTCATCTGCTACGACAACTTCACACGGTACTGTTTGTGCCAAAGCAGAATCAATGGCCCGCTTCAGCAACGACAAGCGGTTGTAGGTTGTGATCGCAATACTGAACTTAATCTGGGTCATTGGCTACTGCCCCAGCGATCGAGCCTGGTAGGTTAAAAAACTGGAAAAGGTCAGATTATTTTGCCAGCGTTCTTAAAGAATATGCTTCACAAAGCTTTCTCAGTCAACTTTCTTAAGACATAATTAATACAGACAGAAGAATTTACTCGCTCCACGCTCGTCACTTACCTTGGCTGAAGCCACCTCAAACATTAGCAGGGCCAAAGAACTGAGGCGTAAAGCTACCATGCAAACCGTAAGGGACGTGATGCTGCAAATGCAGTCGCGCCACCGGCCCTTTATTCAAGTCACGGGAATCTAAAACGATCGCATCAGAACGATGGCGAGCCGAGTCATAAACTAAACTTAGCAACCAGCCATCATCTTCAAGGGTAGCATTCGATCGCGGTACAAAAATCGGTTCGCTGACAAAGCCTTTCGGTGCAGCACTCCACAATTGCCTTTCTCCAGAACTCAAGTCAATTTTCAATATCGCCTGAAGAGGAGCATTACCTTGCGCTGTATGAGCTGCGCCCATGTAAAGGAAACGGTAAGGCTGTCCCACATTTGCTGGATGAACAGATGGAAATTCGCAGCAACGAGTTTCCAACATCTGACGCCTTACAGTTTGATTTTCCAAATTCACCTCGAATCGCCACAACTGTCCCGGCGAAAGAGCTTCAAAATCTGTTTGCCGGTAATCTGCACCAGGATCGACCGTTGGTAAA
Above is a window of Aerosakkonema funiforme FACHB-1375 DNA encoding:
- a CDS encoding phycobiliprotein lyase; its protein translation is MRSQLHISLTSEESLIAAFFRESEGKWRSERRYYTLPEGETKEMVSIITIRFLQSGSEELDELAQLHGLSGEVLLTCGAKVSWESTDSVTERKQSEGSTVFGALGKILYRDRGFATSKPVTAEYYFTNPKTLCLRTEYNGSVFEEELKLIGTNYRTRQSIISRAGEQLMIGQYLEKRIH
- a CDS encoding glycosyltransferase family 2 protein, whose protein sequence is MTQIKFSIAITTYNRLSLLKRAIDSALAQTVPCEVVVADDCSSDETEAYLRSLGDRIVYHRNASNMGHAVTMNAAVKAASGDWVKPVDDDDYLAPNCIEEMTRALILRPQAVICSCQAAQVDVNRVEISRTRKTGPGKVFYIPQEDIHYGMLMEQIPFGTPIQVAFRRDAFLKSGGWDSQLDVNFDDIDSWLKIAQFGDAVFMNQCLAYRTVWPGGYNQKFSVQKRLDTHILIKDKLYDLVSEKYTATLPDRQTIRDYLKLHWALVAAKQKQTIAALKTIFPAIFSLAAWHLLVTAMLARKSQDYLQEKRLYGNILVMAKLYALLGKNYSYGIENFETLRAYLRLRYSWSACQQGKFLSAITIALPSLLSLPGWQMFVLFLLAQKFNSKPMIHKLVLIE